Genomic DNA from Hyperolius riggenbachi isolate aHypRig1 chromosome 10, aHypRig1.pri, whole genome shotgun sequence:
caaaacaagtgttggaagctatttaaggccaattcgaatagtcagctcgaatagtgagctcgaataccgactcgaatagtgagctcgaagtccgaggtcgaatcgaatagtaaaaattattcgactcgaatattcgactgacctcgaataatttactattcgaattcgaccaaactcgaattttaaaaaggggtatttgagcatcactggtagccagtacccctccccaaaagttttattttatttggcatggaaatgtccgggaattaccagaacatgtgcctgtcggacctgcaaaatctttgccaagcgagaggcattgacgtcggccgcaggaaacaacaggacctgatagcagacttgtccagatgggatacccagcaactgctggagccgggagtgtccgctgaggtggataccagcccatctgacaatcgaggggaaccagaggctgaagatcctaggcgtacagaggttgagcatcctgcgggccctgttgcaacagttacgccagagactgtcagtatggaccccaatcccagagtttctgaaagtactcgcctggaaccggccagtactggactgtccatgggtgctgacccggtaatgcagcaggcattacaaaagctgatggagactgacctggacaagtacctgcagtacatgcgtgaggagcgccaatctgcagaacgcacagctgctgctgctgctgaacgccacgcggagagggatgccgcagaggcgcgggagagacgacagcatgagctcaacatggcaaaggttcaacaggccagccggagttcaccgcccagcctccctgctgaaggagctgcaccacccgtaagtgcaaaatttaaatttgctaatattgaaaaagacacagacattgacttgtttttgcggtcttttgaaaaagcgtgccgtcagtatcgtctgtcccaagaccagtgggccagacatctgacacctttgctgcgctacaaagcgcttgatgccttcgcagaattgcctgcggagaaggataatgattatgctgctataaaagacgctatcattactaagtaccagctgacgccagaagcctatcggaaaaagttcagggcctggcagaaaaagtcttctgattcgtaccgagatgtggccagcagcttgctcaccacactacggcagtggactctaggcctcaccaaagggtcttatggcgtcctggaggacttgatagtcctcgaacaatttctgaacatttgccctgctgatgtacgccagtttgtgctagaacgcaggccggcttcagccactgtcgctgcagaccttgctgagacttttgcaactacccgggtggctgatacacgcagaactgtcccatccagctggagaggaggtcagcccaatacctcggcagaccctcctgcccctgtgagccgtccgccacagaggccacccagcgcagctgctgcacccaggcctgcagcgcctggagaggtcacctgtcactactgccgccagcccggacacatgaaattcggctgtccggagcggagacagacaccaccagcacctggatcatctgcatcacctgtacctcacccacagcagaggcaacccgccagcctggatcatcagattttgtcctgtttgcacgcggaaaggaaatctgcgaccgaaccgaccagcagcaacttgttagagtgaacggcaaagttgtcaccggatttcgagacaccggagctgacatcacgttagttcactcacatcttgtgccaaaggagagcatcagctccagccgatcccttgcccttactggagtagagggcaccctttttcacatagcccacgcgacagtgaagctggattggggattagggatccacgaaagggttgttggggttatgaaggatctcccagtccctgtgttgctggggactgatttgggcaagcttgtgtcctactatgaacctgccacgaccgccttgtcgctcacggaaggagacggactctccacccaccaccaggtactttatacacttgggggagcaccagggggaggcgggttgaatgtgcccagttcaagggtaccaggttcaatagtgcctgcttcaaaggcacctgagtttgatgtacagactgtctgttgtgatgatgctgtaactgtacctgagtttactgtacaacctgtctgtaatgaaaaaatgtctatacctgtcaatgtcattactgcatgcaatgatgatttgagtaatgtccgtctgtgccattctgacagtgtacctgtgctagcagtaccgcgcagctgcactgctcagaacccgagctcagaacaggtggagggggttccggcctcctccccctcctctgaccgcagggatgagacctttcagccgctgccctcgtgtgacatgagccagttggctgaaactgacagcgccgtattctcagccgcactacaaagtgacccaagcctggaggtgctcaggcagcaagccgctgagcccctcgcagacggggccgctttcaaggtgtactgggaaggtgggagactgtacagtgagtctgtgcagccccctacaggtagatcccacgcgaataccaaatggcttgtggtcccgagtgcgttcaggggacatgtgctgaaatccgcacatggtaatcctctgacagggcactcaggggtccgcaagacacttgccggtattcggaaacagttttattggccccggatgaacagggatgtagcaaactactgcagagcatgtgccgtctgtcaggagctgggaaggtccagggattcccgcggggttcccttaggtccacagccacttagcaggggaaccctgcgtgggctggctgttgacctaaccaacccactgcccgttgtcagcagtcccggcagacactacgtccgactgcagtggcgcaaacgccctgtccagaacggtccatgttgggtcaaccctgagggtagcagaccgcgaccggtccaggggaaccgagccacaggctccaataggttttcccgccacaccggcaacccgagacccgtcagccaggttggccgacacgcagcgggcagccgaccccagaacgccaacggggaactagatcagatctcgcaggttagcggcaacgacacacatcttgctgatgaatgtctatctgccttctccccagggagggctgtcacggacggttgcggggccgcaggcgcgtcctggagccgccggtgaagaaaaagcgatcgcactcgattccctgcatcgattgcgcttcaaatcgatacaatctgggttgagtgtgtaggggcagctgaagtccttttcttagcagagagagagagcaccatcctaaaggctggatggctcttttgatatgctaatgagcctgggcccagagagtccctggcttcaagctgtgctgatggcccatccatcaggtataaggtgacaagcaccatggcagaagcaatctagttggggggaagccagacccactggctccctcccagcaggggaggtgacacctagctggctgctccaaacttcaaagagcctttgcctgggaataacctgagtctcatagcatatccataactccccagatctgtcatatttctggggttcctgagatggcagcttcgccaaacgtgggggaagtgtagcatgagccccggtgctagttctgaggaagtttcagaacattctgaggtaaggactgccagttaggcagtttgaaaatgccctgatgataccacaggggtcccacccctcatgtctggtatcagggcgctaggtaaatcgagacagacctgaaaatgttaataaatccgccctgacctgtacggttctgtgagatagagcccatatatgggtagatatgatttctagcccccaggacaaggggagggctcatctcatcttctaagggggtgtatggctccccgccctcactccctcctactgaagcaggggcataagaatggcagaggacccaaactcagtgtcctccacactgaaacatcttgaactcatcaggtgccagcttgaggatatgctggcatccacctggtctgaactctgaactctgattgaaacccagaactctgattttcccacaaaaaggacatctttcaaaGAACTaagtttttttctcccttcttttatttttttatactggctattactgttttaataattgtgattttaataattgtctgtatatattaattatttatattgcgtgaataaacgactttctccaagtcattcactgtccgctaccctgcttatcagcacacacagaactgatcccgggtctctgaagatacgctactgtttgtttgttgttggctagacaggataccgtgtgtttaaccgttttattcgcaggactagtcagtcagttagtgggctccacggtcccatggtaaccgcggtggtggcagtttactctgaaccagtgggtgaagttgtaatcacccgtgtctcccaGGCTCCCTtccgagttgtctgcggctaattcttaacggttcctgcgcattgactgcgaccagagttcgcacgatctgtgcgctggcaccgtttagaaggctaagtgcggtcagccactagggctcctgtgacactgcctatctaacctatactgggggcaactattggctacctatactggaggcacctacctggctaacctataccggaggcaactatactggctcacctaggcctggctacctatactggggggggagggacctatagctggctacctatactggggtacctattctggactacctatactgggggaatctatactgagtgcaactagacctggctaacctatactgcgggcacccataccttgcttcgggcgTGGgcaggcgcaatttttacactctcgccctgggtgcattttagcctagacacTGCACTGTGTGTATGCATCTAGACAccgcaggaacctacaccaggattgtattcatagatttcagctctgcatttaataccatcatttcatcactgctacacagcaatctctcccagctacacatacctgaatccatctgcaaatggataactaaTTTCTTAACCGACAGGAGAAAGCATGTTAGAATTgggaaacacacatcaagctctctgacagtcagtactgtgcaccccagggctgtgtgctttccccactgctctactcactttatatagagtgaccagacgtcccggattgcccgggacgcgtcccggattcggggtccgctgttccaggctgcatgaggtccgggaaacgtcccgctttcagcagcgggacgtcccggcctcgggactctggtcactctatcctcatgaactggcagcggcgtctatagacgccgtgccagttcattgcccgcagccccgctccagcctccttcttccggtgtctgttccgacaccggcaggcgagcagggctatggcaagatggctgccgaagccctgtactggagactatttgtgtctccagtacagggcttcgggcgccatcttgccgtagccctgtcagcgcgggagacgagcagaaggaaggtggtcccgggagcagcgcgccagaggccggagacttctgccaggtgagtaaatgctttcttttccaggtgaaatatttgcccgcattgcatttctttttttgtgaaatgtttgcctgcattgcgtttcttttctggtgaaatgtttgcccgcattgcgtttactttctagtgaaatgtttgcccgcattgcgtttatgttctggtgaaatgtttgcccgcattgcgtttcttttctggtgaaatgtttgcccgcattgcgtttcttttctggtgaaatgtttgcccgcattgcgtttcttttctggtgaaatgtttgcccgcattgcgtttcttttctggtgaaatgtttgcccgcattgcgtttcttttctggtgaaatgtttgcatgcattgcagatctgacaatgtcagaaacacctaatctgctgcatgcttgttcaggactgttgctaaaagtattacaggcagatgattagcaggatagccagacaaatggtattgcttaaaaggaaataaacatgacagcctccatatccctctcacttcagttgtccttcaattaTATGTTTGTAAATACAATCACATGGTTAAAAGGGAGGTGGAAAGGATTCAGAGGAACGTTAAACTCAGTaagcaaccaaccagaacaattcCAGAAAGTTGCAGAGGATTGAACTGGCAGATCACATGAAGGGGTGAGCTTTTTAGAAACAGACACAGAGGAAGACAAACCCCGAAGAGAGGAAGATGTCATAGAAAACAAGACAAGGAAATACAGGAAGTccagggagaggaaggggtattccCAGGAACCCACCGTACACCCAATCACTCCTGAAAACAACTCAATGCCATGTCGATGTATGTGATCCTCCCTACTTCTGCTCCCCTCAGGCCACCACACCAACATTGCCAAGCACAAGATCGCCCTCATCCTATAAACAGTCCTCTTCCTAAACTCCCACCCAACCCAACCCAACCCATCTGAAACACCTTACTGAAACTATATCCCAATAACTATACGTAACTATACGTGTATCTTCAATTTGTTTTTATTGTCCGATATTTGCATTATGTCCTATAACTAATGCTCAGATAACAAGTGTGCAGTGTTCACGGGAGGAATATCGTTACATTGTTTATCTACAGATGTATCATATTCTCTCCTCGGATGCAACAGCTAATGTTACAAATACAATGTAGAACGCTGTTCAATATTTTTGCTCATCATCAGTATTCGTGTATAAGTGAAAGTGCTGCTACAGTGAACCTGCCGTAGAAATACTAAACTACTGTATTCCCCAGaaacttcaataaaaaaattataaagatCTCCATTAGATAGAAATACTACCACAGCGCTTTGTATAGAAACAGTGGGTGGCCCTGAGAAGGGCCTTTGTATTGTAGTTGGAATCAGTGAAGCAGCCGGATTAGCCCCCGAAGCCGTAGAGGGTGCGCCCCTGGCGCTTGAGGGCGTACACCACATCCATGGCGGTGACCGTCTTCCTCTTGGCGTGCTCGGTGTAGGTGACGGCGTCCCGGATGACGTTCTCCAGGAAAACCTTCAGCACTCCGCGGGTCTCCTCATAGATGAGGCCGGAGATGCGCTTGACACCCCCTCTGCGGGCAAGGCGGCGGATGGCGGGCTTAGTGATGCCCTGGATGTTATCCCGGAGCACCTTCctgttagtgttgtccggatcatgaacgattcggatctttgatccgaatctattttatgagttgatcatccgaatcatcaaaatgaacgattcggatcgcaaaaggggcggggccaggagcgacacgccccctcgcagcggggtcctggaagcagggatcgctctgttggatgggaggcagccttgcagggagagaggtagatgagagagaggggacatgggtgccactgccagatatgtgtagagcacacatactggctataacgtgctgcccattataggctggctgttccgtagtgctgcacagtgaacacatgggaagcttttggctcagcacagctcagtaactttgcagacagtgtgattgcagggcaatataatcctcctgcactcggcactaaacaactgcacttatcttctgggaatgctttctttcactgtgtgacgttttctttcaaagtgtacagatgaacatataggtgaaatacatgtaaagcatatgacttcagcatgtggttattacgtgcaaacatttctgctctctgctcgtccctcctcccttctctgtccactccctgccctctgtccatcttctccccttctctgtgtgtccacccccctccccttctgtcctgctgttcatttcacccccgaatgcttccggtagtaaaatgatccgagattcggatcaaagatccggatctcttcaatgatccgattcgaatcatccggatcattgaaaagatccgaacttcccatctctacttccTGTGCCGCTTGGCGCCTCCTTTCCCGAGTCCCTTCCCACCCTTTCCTCGGCCAGACA
This window encodes:
- the LOC137534693 gene encoding histone H4-like, which produces MSGRGKGGKGLGKGGAKRHRKKVLRDNIQGITKPAIRRLARRGGVKRISGLIYEETRGVLKVFLENVIRDAVTYTEHAKRKTVTAMDVVYALKRQGRTLYGFGG